In Massilia forsythiae, one DNA window encodes the following:
- a CDS encoding lysis system i-spanin subunit Rz, with amino-acid sequence MIAAILARLGVSRWAAILALCAAVAAGALAYRAHLIGAGIAMEGSRRDAIDRQRDAQAKAELDRVNALVRAAQVALDDALAHLAKLQSELSHEKERSTALQSDLAAGRRRMSVAVASACPAAAAEQGEGAAAAGVDPGGPVRVDLDGRAAADLEWLRQTRDGAITGLQACIVAYDAVKAAADAQ; translated from the coding sequence GGGCGTGTCGCGCTGGGCCGCCATATTGGCGCTGTGCGCCGCGGTCGCCGCCGGCGCGCTGGCATACCGCGCGCACCTGATCGGCGCCGGCATCGCCATGGAAGGGTCGCGCCGCGACGCGATCGACCGCCAACGCGACGCCCAGGCAAAGGCCGAGCTGGACCGCGTCAACGCGCTCGTGCGCGCCGCCCAGGTCGCGCTCGACGACGCCCTGGCGCACCTGGCCAAACTTCAATCGGAGCTGTCCCATGAAAAAGAACGTTCGACTGCTCTGCAGTCTGATCTTGCTGCTGGCCGTCGCCGGATGTCAGTCGCCGTCGCCAGCGCCTGTCCGGCTGCTGCGGCCGAGCAAGGTGAAGGTGCCGCCGCTGCCGGCGTGGATCCGGGAGGCCCGGTCCGAGTTGATCTCGACGGACGAGCTGCAGCAGATCTTGAATGGCTGCGGCAGACCCGGGACGGCGCCATCACTGGCCTGCAAGCCTGCATCGTCGCCTACGACGCCGTGAAAGCCGCAGCGGACGCCCAATAG